One region of Actinomycetes bacterium genomic DNA includes:
- a CDS encoding acyl-ACP desaturase: protein MAGAPPLSQTDLLRELQPVVEDNLERHMRTAKDWMPHEYVPWSQGTDYDGPLGGEAWAAEQSPFSEVARTSLVVNLLTEDNLPSYHHEIATVFGRDGAWGTWVHRWTAEEGRHAIAIRDYLLVTRSVDPVALENARMTHMGAGFESANHDDLLRSLAYVSFQELATRISHRNTGKITKDPVADQLLARIALDENLHMLFYRNLLGAALQVAPNQTMRAITEVVKSFEMPGSSIEDFTRKSVQIALSGIYDLRIHHDDVLSPVLRQWGVFDLEGLDAGGEAARDELNAFLAGLDQAASRFEDKRGAHHERLRSRGVEPEVI, encoded by the coding sequence ATCGCCGGTGCACCCCCGCTGTCCCAGACCGACCTGCTCCGCGAGCTCCAGCCCGTGGTGGAGGACAACCTGGAACGCCACATGCGCACGGCCAAGGACTGGATGCCGCACGAGTACGTGCCCTGGAGCCAGGGCACCGACTACGACGGCCCGCTCGGCGGCGAGGCCTGGGCCGCGGAGCAGTCCCCGTTCTCAGAGGTGGCGCGCACCAGCCTGGTGGTCAACCTGCTCACCGAGGACAACCTGCCGAGCTACCACCACGAGATCGCCACCGTCTTCGGCCGCGACGGCGCCTGGGGCACCTGGGTGCACCGCTGGACCGCCGAGGAGGGCCGGCACGCGATCGCGATCCGCGACTACCTGCTGGTGACCCGATCGGTCGACCCGGTCGCGCTCGAGAACGCCCGGATGACCCACATGGGCGCCGGCTTCGAGTCGGCCAACCACGACGACCTGCTGCGGTCGCTGGCCTACGTCTCCTTCCAGGAGCTGGCCACCCGCATCTCGCACCGCAACACCGGGAAGATCACCAAGGACCCGGTCGCCGACCAGCTGCTCGCCCGGATCGCGCTGGACGAGAACCTGCACATGCTCTTCTACCGCAACCTGCTCGGCGCGGCCCTGCAGGTCGCGCCCAACCAGACGATGCGGGCGATCACCGAGGTCGTGAAGTCCTTCGAGATGCCGGGCAGCAGCATCGAGGACTTCACCCGCAAGTCGGTGCAGATCGCGCTCTCCGGCATCTACGACCTACGCATCCACCACGACGACGTGCTTTCACCGGTGCTTCGCCAGTGGGGCGTCTTCGACCTCGAGGGTCTCGACGCCGGGGGCGAGGCGGCCCGCGACGAGCTCAACGCCTTTCTCGCCGGCCTCGACCAGGCGGCCAGTCGCTTCGAGGACAAGCGCGGCGCCCACCACGAGCGGCTCCGGTCACGCGGGGTCGAGCCCGAGGTGATCTGA
- a CDS encoding Rieske 2Fe-2S domain-containing protein, with protein MNPFESASLLEDARSLDKVAGPVRSASRSILRSALLRDLLHGVWLGHPLHPVLVQVPVGAFASAGVLDALPGHERSADVLVATGIAAAGPAAAAGLADFAEMHEQQQRVGVVHAATNAVALAVYTGSLLARVRGDRRTGRLLGYAGLTLIGVSGYLGGHLAYRQAAGANHAEEVPHLVPPGWHDLCAVDDLGPEGEGRLRTLGEGATAVPLLVVRRGDQIDVLSDRCSHLSGPLHEGNVDAKAGCVTCPWHGSVFDLEDGSVRSGPATAPVHAFDVRVDGGRLMVRLPNAG; from the coding sequence ATGAACCCGTTCGAGTCCGCCTCGCTGCTCGAGGACGCCCGCAGCCTCGACAAGGTGGCCGGGCCGGTCCGCTCGGCGAGCCGGAGCATCCTGCGGTCGGCGCTGCTGCGCGACCTCCTGCACGGCGTGTGGCTCGGCCACCCGCTGCACCCGGTGCTCGTCCAGGTGCCCGTGGGCGCCTTCGCGTCCGCCGGCGTGCTCGACGCGCTGCCCGGCCACGAGCGGTCGGCCGACGTCCTCGTCGCCACCGGCATCGCGGCGGCCGGCCCGGCGGCCGCGGCCGGGCTCGCCGACTTCGCCGAGATGCACGAGCAGCAGCAGCGGGTCGGCGTCGTGCACGCGGCGACCAACGCGGTGGCCCTCGCTGTCTACACCGGCTCGTTGCTGGCCCGGGTGCGCGGTGACCGCCGCACCGGGCGCCTCCTGGGGTACGCCGGGCTGACGCTGATCGGGGTCAGTGGCTACCTCGGCGGCCACCTCGCCTACCGGCAGGCCGCCGGGGCCAACCACGCGGAGGAGGTGCCGCACCTGGTGCCGCCGGGCTGGCACGACCTGTGCGCGGTCGACGACCTCGGGCCCGAGGGTGAGGGCCGGCTGCGCACCCTCGGCGAGGGCGCGACGGCAGTCCCGCTGCTCGTCGTCCGTCGCGGCGACCAGATCGACGTGCTGTCCGACCGGTGCTCGCACCTGTCCGGCCCGCTGCACGAGGGCAACGTCGACGCCAAGGCGGGCTGCGTGACCTGCCCGTGGCACGGCAGCGTCTTCGACCTCGAGGACGGCTCGGTCCGCAGCGGACCGGCCACCGCGCCGGTCCACGCCTTCGACGTCCGCGTCGACGGCGGCCGGCTGATGGTGCGTCTGCCCAACGCCGGCTGA